GCACCACGCGCGGATCGGCATATTCGATCTGCTGCGGAAAGCCGGCATTGACGGCCGTGCCGAGCTTGTCGACCTCGACGATATAGGGGATCAGCTTCACCTGCGTGCTCTGGTAGAGCGCATAGCCGAAACCGATCACCGCCATTGTCATGCCGGTGATGCCGACAATGCGCCAGGCGGCGGCCGCTTTCACGTATGAGCCGTAGCGTTCGTTCCATTCGTTGCGCGCAGCGATATAGGGGTTGTCTGGTGGAGTGGGTCCAGCCATGCGCTGTCAGCCTCTTACTTCTTGTCATTGATCGGCGGTGGCGGCTTTGTACCGGCCCGGCCGGATTGCTGGTCGAGCTTGGCGTTGGCGAGGCCGAGCATCGAACCGGCATAGGCACCGGGCGAGCCGATAGCCTTGTCCTTGGCAGCCGAGCCAACTGCGCCGGCCGCTCCGCCAACGCCGGCTTCCAACCCGCGCATGGCGGCACCTGCCAATGACGCTCCCCCTGCCCTCGCGGCACCTGCTGCCTCAAAGCCCCGATTTGCAGCACCGATCGTGAGGAAGCCGGCACCAAGGGCAGCGGAGGCTGCCTGTCCTCCGTGGCGGATGGCCTCCATGCCACCGCCGACCGATGCGCCCTGGACCACACCCTGCAGTATCGGCGGTACATACATGGCGATGACGAAGACCACGACCGAGATGCCGGCGATCGCCAAGGTGGTGATGAACTGTTCAGATGTCGCCGTCGGCGCTTCGGCAAGGCCGAGCAGGATGTCGGAGCCGATTTTGGCGATCATCACCAGCGCCATCAGCTTCATGCCGACGGAGAAGGCGTAAACCAGATATTTGACGGCAAAGTCCTTGGTATGAGAGGAGCCGCCGAGCCCGAGCATGATCATGCCGGCGAGCAGGCCGACATACATCTCGACCATCACGGCCACGAAGATTGCGGCCACCAGCGAGAATGATACGACGACCACGACCATGGCGAAGACGGCAGCGATGGCCAGCGCATTGTCTTCCCACAGTCCGAACTTGGCCTGTTCAGACATTTTAGTCGCAACGCGAATACCAGCGTCAAAGATATTGGCAGGCGAGGCCGAACCGCCGCCCGCACCGATCTGATAGAGGCTGTCGACCACGGCCTTGGCGAACTCCGGGCCCCTGTCGAGGATGAAGGCGAACAGGCCGATGAACATGATGCGTTTGACAAGTTCGGCGAACCAGCTGTCGAGCGAGGCGGCGTTGATCGCCAGCCACACGGCGGCGATTCCGACCTCGATGCCGGCGAGGATCCAGAACAACGATCGCGCGGCGTTCATGACCGTCGTCTCCCAGCCCTTGGCGGCGGTGACAACGGAGTTTTCCAGCGTGGTCAGAACCTGTCCCTGCTGCGCAAGCGCCGGCGAACTTGCCAGCAGGACGAGGCCGATCGCGACGAAAGCCAGTTCGAGCTTGGAGGAAGGGTGAACTACCATCTCGGTTTCATCTCCTGGCCGCCGCGGATGTCACGATTTGAATCCCCGCCGAAGAACTGATCACGACGCCGGCGCTGTTCTTCACTCGAAGGAGTATCGGTCGCGGCCGCGCCAGATCCGGAGGCCGGCTCCGGCTGGACAGTAATCCAGGTGCCGATGCCTGCACTTGCTGCGGCGACGACGGCCAAGAGCGCGAGAATGACGATCAGACGCGAGCTCACCAGCGTGGCTCCATCGTCTGGCCGCCGCGGATGTCGTGTTCGGTCCCGCTGAAGAACTGTTCACGCCTCGCTTGAGCCAGATCCTTCTGTGCCTGCTCCGACTGATACCAGGTGCCCATCATCGTCATCTGTTGCGAGACGAGACCGCGCAGCTTCTGCATCTGCGCCACCTGCTGGGCGGCGATCTGATGCCCGACCTGCAGGGCCTTCATCTGGCCGTCGGATGATTCCGATATGGAGCGCAACGACGACATGGTGCTTTCTTCGCTGGAGAATTGTTCCGACGTCAGGTTCGCGGCCTTCAGTGTGCCGGCGATCGTATCGCGGTTGGTGTCGGACCAGTTCTGGTAGGTCGTGGAAAAGCTCGCACCATCAGGCAGATTGCTCTTCGTCTCGGCAAAACTCTGGAAACGCTGCTTCATGACATCTTCGACATTGCCCATTGAGAAGGCGATGCCCTGCCCCTCGTTGACGACGTTCTGCAGGTTTTTGAGGTCGTTCTCGACCTGCCCCCAGATATGGTCCGGCAGCTGCGCAGTGTTTTGAAGCATGTTCCTGTAGATATTGAGCTGGTTCTGGATCTGCTCGGCCAGCTGATTGATCTGGGTGATCTGGTTGTTGACCTGTTCGGCCGACTTGCCGACGAGGCTTATCAGCTCGGTGTTGTTGGCAAGCTGCGTCCATTCCGTCGCCTGCCCCGTCACGCCGCCGGCGAGCGCCGAGGCGGGCAGGACGATCGGTAAGATGCCGGCGGCGCCAATAGCTACGCAGACAACCTTATTCAGTTTGAAAGAGCGTTTCGGCATGGGCGATCCCCCTTTGCTGGAGCCATTGAAGAGGCCACGAGGCCCCGTGTTCTGAATGGAGAGCTCGGATGCTCTTCAGATCTTCCTTGCCGGAAGCGCCGACGAACGAAAGCGCGATGGGTCCGAGCGCCATGTCGAAGAGACGACGGCCCTCCGGCGAGACGACGTAGTAGTCTCGCTTCGGAATGGCGGTCGCGACGATCTCGATCTGGCGCTCGTTGAAGCCGATGCGCTCGTAGAATTCTCTCGTGCCCGGCTCTCGGGCCGCCCCGTTCGGCAGGCAAATTTTGGTCGGGCAGCTCTCCTTCAGGACGTCGATGATGCCGGAGCGTTCGGCGTCCGAGATCGATTGGGTGGCAAGAACGACGGCGCAGTTGGCCTTGCGCAACACCTTCAACCATTCGCGGATCTTGTCGCGGAAGACCGGATGGCCGAGCATCAACCAGGCCTCGTCGAGGATGATCAGGCTTGGCGCGCCGGTCAGACGCTTTTCAATACGACGGAACAGATAGGTCAGGACAGGGACAAGATTGCGCTCGCCCATGTTCATGAGCTCCTCGATTTCGAAGCACTGGAAGCTGCCCAGCGCCAGACCGTCTTCCTCGGCGTCGAGAAGCTGGCCCATCGGCCCGTCGACAGTGTAGTGATGCAGCGCATCCTTGATCTCGCGCATCTGCACGCCCGACACGAAGTCCGATAGCGACCGCCCGCGTGATTCCGCCATCAGCCCAACCTGTCGGGAGATGGCGTTGCGATAATCGGGAGTAATCGTCACACCCTGCAGCGCAACGAGCATCTCGATCCATTCGGCCGCGAAGGCGTGGTCGCCGTCGGTCGTGAGGTCTGCGAGCGGGCAGAACGAAAGTGCCTTCCCCTCCCCTCCCCCAGTCGCATCTCCGCCGATCTGATAATGATCGCCATCGAGCCCGAGCGTCAGAGGCAGCATCGAGCCGCCCTTGTCGAATGCGAAGATTTGCGCACCGGCATAACGCCGGAACTGCGCAGCGATCAGCGACAACAAGGTGGATTTGCCGGATCCGGTCGGACCGAAAATCAGAGTGTGACCGACATCGTCGACATGCAGGTTGAGGCGGAACGGGGTCGAACCCGACGCCACCTGCATCAGTGGCGGTGAGGCTGGCGGATAAAACGGGCACGGTGCGACCGCGCTTCCGGACCAGACCGAATTGAGCGGGATGAGGTCTGCGAGATTGCGCGTATTGATCAGCGGCTCGCGGATATTGGCGTAGGAGACGCCGGGCAGGCTGCCGAGAAAGGCATCGGTCGCATTCAACGTCTCGATCCGGGCACCAAACCCTTCGGCCTGGATGAGACGGCGGATCGCCTCGCACTTTTCCTGAAGCTGAGTCTGGTCTTCTTCGAACAGGACGATAACCGGCGTGTAATAGCCATACGCTACGAGTTGCGACGACGCCTCGGCAATCGCATCCTCGGTTTCCGCCACCATCATCATGGCGTCCTGATCAAGCGATCGCGATTGGGTCTGGAATAGCTGGTCGAAAAAAGGCCGGACCTTCTGCTGCCACTTCTTGCGGGTGCGCTCGAGTTTTGCCCGCGCTTCCTCCGCGTCCAGGAAGATAAGACGCGACGACCAACGATAGGTCAGCGGCATCAGATCGAGCGCGCTGAGGATGCCGGGCCAGCTTTCTGCGGCCAAGCCGTCGATCGCGACGACGCCGAGAAAGCGATTCTCGATGAGCGGCGTCAGCCCGTGCTGGAGTTCCGCCGTCACCAGCCAGTCAAGATACATGGGGATATCCGGCAGGCGCACCGGATGGTTCTCGCCGGCCACGCAGAAGCGGATGAACTGGAAAAGCTCGTCATAGCGGGCAACACGAAAGCCGCCGCGCTCCGACGTTTCGCGCGTCATCATCCGGCGGATCGACACGACATTGGCTAGATACTGCTCGACCTCCCGGATCGAGGAGAGAAAGCTGTCCAGCGCCTTGTCGGCGTGAGTTGCGGACCGGCTGGCGGTGTCCGAATAGATATAGCGGGTCAGGCCGGAGCGCCGCGGCTCCGGCGGCCGCCAGGTCAGGATCAGCGCATGCCGGCTCTCGAAATGCCCTCTTTCCTTCTGGAAATGTGCACGTCGCTCCGCATCGATCGCGCGGGTGACAAGATCAGGAAAATGGCAGTCGGGCTGTTGCGGGTAATCCGCAGTCGGCACCCTGACGGCTTCGACCTGGATCATCCAGCCGGAGCCGAGCCGCGACAGGATCGCATTGATCTGCCGAGAGACGTCATTGCGTTCGGCGTCCGTCGAACTCTCACTGTCAGGGCCGGCAAAGTACCAGCCGGCCATCAGCGAGCCGTCCTTCAGCAGGATGACGCCGTTGTCGACCAGACCGGCGTAAGGCACCAGATCGGCGAAGGATGGCCCGGAATGACGGAAGGATTTGAGGGCGACCATCTCGACCTCTTCAGAACTTGCGCCATGGCGACGATGTCGCGCGGTAGAAGGTTTTGTAGGAGATGTGCCTGATATAGACCCGCCGCATTAACGGATCGGCTTTCGCCATCATGCGCAGGGCTCCAACCGCGACCAGCCAGATCGCGATCCCGAACAGCGCGGCGTACCAGGTCAGCACCACGAAGATCAGGATGACGGCCACAAGCGCCGTCAGCAGGACAAGTTCGCGGTCGGCGCCCATCAACAGGTTCGGACGCGACAGCGCCCGATGGACCCGCGACCGGATGAGATTGGAGCCGGCGTCAGCCACGATTCCCCTCCCCTCTTTCAATGAGCGTGGCGGAGGGGGAATAATCGAACGGGCCAGCCTGCGAATGAAGCTCGCCGATCGACGCCCCTGTCGCGCCAAACAGGGCGACGATCTGGGTGGCGCCGAGAAGCACGCCACCGACCAGCGCGACGTAGCAAAGCCGTCGGGCAAAGTCGTTCAGCTCCCCGCCGAAGATCAGCATCGCACCGGCGATGGCGACGGCCGCAAGTGCGATGAAGCCGGCCACGGGACCGGTAATCGACTGCTGGATCTGCTGGAGTGGGGATTCCCAGGGAAGGCTGCCGCCACCGGAAGATGCCAGTGCCCCATCAAGGGAGCCGAGCGAGACGAGGGCCAGTGCTGTGACTGTGAGGATAAGATGGGTCTTACGCGACATGGCTGTCCTCGTCGATCTGGGCGTAATGTTCGGTCTGGTAATGGCTGTTGCGGTATCCTTCGATATGAATGACCTCGCGGACCCGCCTCCCCTTTCCCGAGCGTTCGATGGAGACGACAAGATCGACGGCTTCGCCGATCACCTCCTGCATCGGTTGCTGACTTGCTTCGGCCGTCAGCTGTTCCAGCCTGCGCAGTGCCGACATCGCGGTGTTGGAATGGATTGTGGTGACACCGCCGGGATGGCCGGTGTTCCAGGCTTTCAGCAGGGTCAGTGCGGCGCCGTCCCGAACCTCGCCGACAATGATGCGGTCGGGACGCAGGCGCATCGTGCTTTTGAGGAGGCGGGCCATGTCGACCGTATCGCTGGTATGCAGTGAGACAGCGTTCTCGGCGGCGCATTGGATTTCGGCGGTGTCTTCGAGAATGACCATGCGATCGTCCGGAGCGGCCGCGACGATCTCGGCGATGATGGCATTGGCAAGCGTCGTCTTGCCCGAACCAGTTCCGCCCGAAATGACGATGTTCATACGGGAATCGATAGCGCTGCGGATGGCAGACGCCTGGGCTTCGGTCATCACTTTCGACTTTACATAATCGTCGAGCGGTATGAGGCGCGACGCCCGCCGCCGGATCGTAAATGCCGGCCCGGACACGATCGGTGGCAACAGGCCCTCGAAACGGTGGCCGCCGATCGGCAATTCGCCGGATATGATCGGCCGCTCATCGTCAGCCTCTGACTGCAGGGCGTGGGCGACGCTGCCGATCACGACTTCGGCGGCGGAAGGCGTCATTGCGCCGGCTCGTGCTACGCCATGACCGAGCCGCTCGATAAACAGCCGACCATCGGGATTGAGCATGATCTCGACGACCGTCGCGTCATCAAGGGCGACGCAGAGCTGGTCGCCGAGTGCGTCCTGGAGTTTGCGGACAAGGCGCGGATGGGAGCGAAGCTGGGTCACGCGGCGCTCCTGAACGGGCGGCCGTTGTCGTCGGCGATAATCGAACGGTATTCCGGCGGGCAGACCCGTTCGAAGCTCATTCGGTCGGCGGGCAAATGTCCGGCGACGGCGACGGTGTTGCCGATCACGACGGGTTCGCCCAGTCGTGTCATCGGCCAACCGGCGCGCTTCAGGATGCG
This genomic stretch from Allorhizobium ampelinum S4 harbors:
- the trbL gene encoding P-type conjugative transfer protein TrbL; translated protein: MVVHPSSKLELAFVAIGLVLLASSPALAQQGQVLTTLENSVVTAAKGWETTVMNAARSLFWILAGIEVGIAAVWLAINAASLDSWFAELVKRIMFIGLFAFILDRGPEFAKAVVDSLYQIGAGGGSASPANIFDAGIRVATKMSEQAKFGLWEDNALAIAAVFAMVVVVVSFSLVAAIFVAVMVEMYVGLLAGMIMLGLGGSSHTKDFAVKYLVYAFSVGMKLMALVMIAKIGSDILLGLAEAPTATSEQFITTLAIAGISVVVFVIAMYVPPILQGVVQGASVGGGMEAIRHGGQAASAALGAGFLTIGAANRGFEAAGAARAGGASLAGAAMRGLEAGVGGAAGAVGSAAKDKAIGSPGAYAGSMLGLANAKLDQQSGRAGTKPPPPINDKK
- the trbK gene encoding entry exclusion protein TrbK, whose amino-acid sequence is MSSRLIVILALLAVVAAASAGIGTWITVQPEPASGSGAAATDTPSSEEQRRRRDQFFGGDSNRDIRGGQEMKPRW
- the trbJ gene encoding P-type conjugative transfer protein TrbJ, which produces MPKRSFKLNKVVCVAIGAAGILPIVLPASALAGGVTGQATEWTQLANNTELISLVGKSAEQVNNQITQINQLAEQIQNQLNIYRNMLQNTAQLPDHIWGQVENDLKNLQNVVNEGQGIAFSMGNVEDVMKQRFQSFAETKSNLPDGASFSTTYQNWSDTNRDTIAGTLKAANLTSEQFSSEESTMSSLRSISESSDGQMKALQVGHQIAAQQVAQMQKLRGLVSQQMTMMGTWYQSEQAQKDLAQARREQFFSGTEHDIRGGQTMEPRW
- a CDS encoding conjugal transfer protein TrbE, with protein sequence MVALKSFRHSGPSFADLVPYAGLVDNGVILLKDGSLMAGWYFAGPDSESSTDAERNDVSRQINAILSRLGSGWMIQVEAVRVPTADYPQQPDCHFPDLVTRAIDAERRAHFQKERGHFESRHALILTWRPPEPRRSGLTRYIYSDTASRSATHADKALDSFLSSIREVEQYLANVVSIRRMMTRETSERGGFRVARYDELFQFIRFCVAGENHPVRLPDIPMYLDWLVTAELQHGLTPLIENRFLGVVAIDGLAAESWPGILSALDLMPLTYRWSSRLIFLDAEEARAKLERTRKKWQQKVRPFFDQLFQTQSRSLDQDAMMMVAETEDAIAEASSQLVAYGYYTPVIVLFEEDQTQLQEKCEAIRRLIQAEGFGARIETLNATDAFLGSLPGVSYANIREPLINTRNLADLIPLNSVWSGSAVAPCPFYPPASPPLMQVASGSTPFRLNLHVDDVGHTLIFGPTGSGKSTLLSLIAAQFRRYAGAQIFAFDKGGSMLPLTLGLDGDHYQIGGDATGGGEGKALSFCPLADLTTDGDHAFAAEWIEMLVALQGVTITPDYRNAISRQVGLMAESRGRSLSDFVSGVQMREIKDALHHYTVDGPMGQLLDAEEDGLALGSFQCFEIEELMNMGERNLVPVLTYLFRRIEKRLTGAPSLIILDEAWLMLGHPVFRDKIREWLKVLRKANCAVVLATQSISDAERSGIIDVLKESCPTKICLPNGAAREPGTREFYERIGFNERQIEIVATAIPKRDYYVVSPEGRRLFDMALGPIALSFVGASGKEDLKSIRALHSEHGASWPLQWLQQRGIAHAETLFQTE
- a CDS encoding conjugal transfer protein TrbD, whose protein sequence is MADAGSNLIRSRVHRALSRPNLLMGADRELVLLTALVAVILIFVVLTWYAALFGIAIWLVAVGALRMMAKADPLMRRVYIRHISYKTFYRATSSPWRKF
- the trbC gene encoding conjugal transfer pilin TrbC; this translates as MSRKTHLILTVTALALVSLGSLDGALASSGGGSLPWESPLQQIQQSITGPVAGFIALAAVAIAGAMLIFGGELNDFARRLCYVALVGGVLLGATQIVALFGATGASIGELHSQAGPFDYSPSATLIERGEGNRG
- the trbB gene encoding P-type conjugative transfer ATPase TrbB, translating into MTQLRSHPRLVRKLQDALGDQLCVALDDATVVEIMLNPDGRLFIERLGHGVARAGAMTPSAAEVVIGSVAHALQSEADDERPIISGELPIGGHRFEGLLPPIVSGPAFTIRRRASRLIPLDDYVKSKVMTEAQASAIRSAIDSRMNIVISGGTGSGKTTLANAIIAEIVAAAPDDRMVILEDTAEIQCAAENAVSLHTSDTVDMARLLKSTMRLRPDRIIVGEVRDGAALTLLKAWNTGHPGGVTTIHSNTAMSALRRLEQLTAEASQQPMQEVIGEAVDLVVSIERSGKGRRVREVIHIEGYRNSHYQTEHYAQIDEDSHVA